From the Candidatus Margulisiibacteriota bacterium genome, one window contains:
- a CDS encoding AtpZ/AtpI family protein, with translation MKSPFLGKDVGLALNVGVELAVGVFLGALVGYKLDEMWHTSPWLLIIGLILGAIAGFWNAYKIAARLLK, from the coding sequence GTGAAAAGTCCATTTCTTGGTAAAGATGTTGGCTTGGCACTTAACGTGGGTGTTGAGCTCGCGGTTGGGGTTTTTCTTGGGGCCCTGGTCGGATATAAGCTTGACGAAATGTGGCATACTTCTCCCTGGTTACTGATCATTGGCCTCATCCTCGGAGCAATTGCTGGCTTTTGGAACGCTTATAAGATCGCTGCCCGCCTACTGAAATAA
- the atpG gene encoding ATP synthase F1 subunit gamma, which yields MRAVVQIRKRFEAISKVNKIANAMQIVAIARIGKIRKMEKMARDYETALGDIASNISGKIAELGLLPAPAKPVSGKTLVVVVSSEKGFCGNFNTLLFDRLTRRYRPETTDLLVLGRKGVDFFRRRSFSVVREFPKVTDQPTWEKVKAIYQETESLFLTGYAEVLIAYNKFNSVISQEPVFVRYLPFERKIADKKTDRYIFEPATPELLAAAETDYRAAQLFRFLVENLLGEMGARMIAMRGATDNSKELMDELIIKLNKARQASITAELSEIAGTIGAMQGGEE from the coding sequence ATGAGAGCGGTCGTTCAAATAAGAAAAAGGTTCGAGGCGATCTCCAAGGTCAATAAGATCGCCAACGCGATGCAGATCGTCGCCATTGCCCGGATCGGCAAGATCCGCAAGATGGAAAAGATGGCGCGCGATTATGAAACGGCGTTAGGGGACATCGCCTCCAACATCTCAGGGAAGATAGCCGAGCTGGGACTGCTCCCCGCTCCGGCCAAGCCAGTTTCGGGCAAGACCCTAGTCGTGGTTGTGTCGTCAGAGAAAGGGTTTTGCGGCAATTTCAACACCTTGCTGTTTGACCGTTTGACCAGGCGCTATCGGCCGGAAACCACCGACCTCCTGGTCCTGGGCCGCAAAGGGGTCGATTTTTTTCGCCGGCGCTCTTTTTCGGTCGTCCGGGAATTCCCAAAGGTGACTGATCAGCCGACCTGGGAAAAGGTCAAAGCTATTTATCAGGAAACGGAAAGCCTGTTTCTGACCGGTTATGCCGAAGTTCTTATCGCTTACAACAAGTTCAATTCGGTGATCAGCCAGGAACCGGTCTTTGTCCGCTACCTTCCTTTTGAGCGTAAAATAGCGGATAAAAAAACCGACCGCTATATTTTTGAGCCGGCGACGCCGGAACTTCTGGCCGCCGCCGAAACCGACTATCGGGCGGCCCAGCTTTTCCGGTTCCTGGTTGAAAACCTGCTGGGGGAAATGGGGGCGCGGATGATCGCCATGAGAGGGGCGACCGATAATTCCAAGGAATTGATGGATGAACTGATCATCAAACTAAATAAGGCACGCCAGGCTTCGATCACCGCTGAATTATCTGAAATCGCCGGCACGATCGGCGCTATGCAAGGAGGAGAAGAGTAA
- the atpB gene encoding F0F1 ATP synthase subunit A, producing MIDILEHFRAPVYYHLQLLGFDLSITKAVVSMWVVVLLVFAFFWLATRRLSMVPGKIQNLAEVTIEIFQSQLAGVLGEETKKWFPFLFTLFLFILGCNLSGLIPDWFSATSNINVTASLAIMVIIVATGAGIIKHGFFNYFRSIIPSGIPPLVLPLLIPIEVLSQLARPFSLAVRLFANVFAGHIVLLSFISMILIFKSILIAPLPLAGHVIVSVLELLFAFIQAFIFMFLSAVYVAEATSSGH from the coding sequence ATGATAGACATTTTAGAACATTTTCGCGCGCCCGTTTATTACCATCTTCAGCTTCTTGGTTTTGACTTGTCAATAACAAAAGCGGTGGTCAGCATGTGGGTCGTTGTCCTGCTTGTCTTTGCTTTTTTCTGGCTGGCAACCCGCCGCTTATCGATGGTCCCTGGAAAAATACAAAATTTAGCCGAAGTCACCATTGAAATATTCCAAAGCCAGCTTGCCGGTGTTCTTGGGGAAGAAACAAAGAAGTGGTTCCCCTTCCTTTTCACTCTTTTTCTCTTTATCCTGGGTTGCAACCTCTCGGGACTTATCCCTGACTGGTTTTCGGCGACCTCCAACATCAACGTCACAGCCTCTTTGGCGATCATGGTGATCATCGTAGCGACCGGGGCCGGGATCATCAAACACGGTTTCTTTAATTATTTTCGATCGATCATTCCCAGCGGCATCCCGCCGCTTGTTCTCCCCCTCTTGATCCCGATCGAGGTTTTAAGCCAGCTGGCCCGGCCGTTCTCCCTGGCCGTTCGTCTTTTTGCCAACGTTTTTGCCGGACATATTGTCCTGCTCTCATTCATTTCCATGATCCTGATCTTTAAAAGCATTTTAATCGCACCGCTCCCGTTGGCCGGACATGTTATTGTTTCGGTCCTGGAGCTTCTGTTCGCGTTTATCCAGGCCTTTATTTTTATGTTTCTTTCGGCTGTTTACGTGGCGGAAGCGACAAGCTCCGGCCACTAA
- a CDS encoding F0F1 ATP synthase subunit epsilon, whose product MSNFDCRITTPEKVVYEGEITYLNASTLMGPTGVLAHHAPLISALKAGKIEVHLPNKTCLHFKMTSGMLKVENNKAEVFSPDIKAA is encoded by the coding sequence ATGAGTAACTTTGACTGCCGGATAACCACGCCGGAAAAAGTGGTTTACGAGGGGGAGATCACCTACCTGAACGCCTCGACCCTGATGGGGCCGACCGGCGTTCTGGCCCATCACGCCCCACTGATCTCCGCCCTAAAAGCGGGAAAGATCGAGGTCCATCTTCCCAACAAGACCTGTCTCCACTTTAAAATGACCTCCGGTATGCTCAAAGTAGAAAATAACAAGGCCGAGGTCTTTTCCCCCGATATTAAAGCGGCTTGA
- the atpD gene encoding F0F1 ATP synthase subunit beta, with amino-acid sequence MKGKIIQIIGPIIDVQFPPDKIPAIRNALLISYHEGKINLEITAEVAMQLEGGVVRAVSLEPTDGLRRGIDVVDTGKPISIPVGRDALGRMFNVLGQTIDNLGEMKTGKSYPVRRDPPNFEEVISRNEIFETGIKVIDLICPYVKGGKTGLFGGAGVGKTVVIMELIHNMATKHGGISVFSGVGERTREGNDLWLEMKESGVLDKTVLVFGQMSELPGARQITAMTGLTHAEYFRDEEGQDVLFFIDNIFRFVQAGAEVSTLLGRMPSAVGYQPTLQAEMGRFQERIASTSKGFITSIQAVYVPADDITDPAAAVTFSHLDSTTVLSRQISAIGIYPAVDPLASTSRILDPSVVGEDHYKIARRVQEILQRYRELQDIIAILGVSELPEEDKLIVDRARKIQNFLSQPFSVAQDFTGMAGKFVPLTETIRGFQEIIDGKHDNLPETAFYMVGTIEEAIEKANKHE; translated from the coding sequence ATGAAAGGTAAAATAATCCAGATCATCGGCCCCATTATCGATGTCCAGTTCCCGCCGGACAAGATCCCGGCGATCCGCAACGCTCTCTTGATCAGCTACCATGAAGGGAAGATCAACCTGGAGATCACCGCTGAAGTCGCCATGCAGTTGGAAGGGGGTGTGGTCCGGGCGGTTTCGCTTGAGCCAACCGACGGACTGCGCCGGGGGATTGACGTCGTTGATACCGGCAAGCCTATCTCTATTCCGGTCGGCCGGGACGCTCTCGGCCGAATGTTTAACGTGCTTGGACAGACGATTGATAATCTTGGGGAAATGAAGACCGGAAAATCTTATCCGGTCAGGCGCGATCCTCCCAATTTTGAAGAAGTTATCTCCCGCAACGAGATCTTTGAGACCGGCATCAAAGTCATTGACCTGATCTGCCCGTACGTTAAAGGGGGAAAGACCGGACTGTTTGGCGGGGCCGGTGTCGGCAAAACGGTCGTCATCATGGAGTTGATCCACAACATGGCGACCAAGCACGGGGGGATCTCCGTTTTCTCCGGCGTTGGCGAACGGACCCGTGAAGGGAACGATCTCTGGCTGGAAATGAAGGAATCCGGGGTTCTGGACAAGACCGTGCTCGTCTTTGGCCAGATGTCAGAGCTCCCCGGCGCCCGGCAGATCACCGCGATGACCGGCCTGACCCATGCCGAATACTTCCGCGACGAAGAAGGCCAGGACGTCCTTTTCTTTATCGACAACATTTTCCGTTTCGTCCAGGCGGGGGCCGAAGTTTCGACCCTGCTGGGCCGTATGCCCTCTGCCGTCGGTTACCAGCCGACCCTGCAGGCGGAGATGGGGCGCTTCCAGGAACGGATCGCCTCAACCTCCAAAGGGTTCATCACTTCCATTCAGGCGGTTTATGTTCCGGCCGACGACATTACCGACCCTGCGGCGGCGGTCACCTTTTCGCATCTTGATTCGACCACCGTCCTCTCGCGGCAGATCTCGGCGATCGGCATTTATCCGGCGGTCGACCCGCTGGCTTCAACGTCACGGATCCTTGATCCGTCTGTCGTTGGCGAAGACCACTACAAGATCGCCCGGCGGGTCCAGGAGATCCTCCAGCGCTATCGTGAGCTTCAGGACATTATCGCTATCCTTGGCGTTTCCGAACTCCCGGAAGAGGATAAGTTGATCGTCGATCGCGCCAGGAAGATCCAAAACTTCCTCTCCCAGCCGTTCAGCGTCGCCCAGGACTTTACCGGCATGGCAGGAAAGTTCGTCCCGCTAACCGAAACGATCCGGGGTTTTCAGGAAATAATTGACGGCAAGCACGACAACTTGCCGGAAACCGCCTTCTATATGGTCGGCACGATCGAAGAGGCGATCGAAAAAGCGAATAAACATGAGTAA
- the atpA gene encoding F0F1 ATP synthase subunit alpha yields the protein MTELKNYHNISEAIKKRIEEFEAQAKVDEVGIILESGDGIARIRGLSSAQVGGMIEFPNNTFGLVSNLERDEITAMILAGHVSVREGDWAKNLNRLMEVPVGDALLGRVVNALGQPLDGRGPINSDRTRPLEAPAPAVIDRHPVSQPLQTGYKIIDALIPIGRGQRELIIGDRSTGKSTIAIDTIINQKDQNVICIYVAIGQKTSTVVETVATLIKHDALKYTVVVDAPASDPAALQYLAPFAGTAIGEEFMYQGKDVLIVYDDLSKHANAYRMISLLLRRPPGREAYPGDVFYLHSRLLERSAKLSKEKGGGSLTALPIIETQLGDVSAYIPTNVISITDGQIFLSTDYYNQGIRPAIDAGISVSRVGGKAQIKAMRKVSGSLKLDLARYREKQSFEMFSSELEKETQDLLAKGALLVEALKQSKHEPLPVEEQIAFLYGLSNNYFNTWPKDSVKEYKARFFDYCRTRGKDILASIKTSLDIAPETEASLKELIISFLKTVK from the coding sequence ATGACTGAATTAAAAAATTACCATAATATTTCCGAAGCCATCAAAAAGCGGATCGAAGAGTTTGAGGCCCAGGCTAAAGTTGACGAAGTTGGGATCATTTTAGAGTCGGGTGACGGGATCGCCAGGATCCGCGGGCTCTCTTCCGCCCAGGTCGGCGGCATGATCGAATTCCCCAACAACACTTTTGGCCTGGTCAGCAACCTGGAGCGGGACGAGATCACCGCTATGATCCTGGCCGGCCACGTTTCGGTCCGCGAAGGGGACTGGGCAAAAAACTTGAACCGTTTAATGGAAGTTCCTGTCGGCGATGCGCTGCTTGGCCGTGTGGTCAATGCTTTAGGCCAGCCGCTTGATGGGCGCGGCCCGATCAATTCCGACCGCACCAGGCCGCTTGAGGCTCCTGCCCCGGCGGTTATTGACCGGCACCCGGTCAGCCAGCCGCTCCAAACGGGCTACAAGATCATTGACGCCCTGATCCCGATCGGCCGGGGCCAGCGCGAGCTGATCATTGGCGACCGGTCTACCGGCAAGAGCACCATTGCCATTGATACTATTATCAATCAAAAAGACCAGAATGTGATCTGCATCTATGTGGCAATCGGGCAAAAAACTTCAACAGTCGTCGAAACTGTAGCCACCTTGATCAAGCATGACGCTTTAAAATATACTGTCGTGGTTGATGCCCCGGCCTCGGACCCGGCCGCCCTGCAATATCTGGCCCCTTTTGCCGGGACCGCGATCGGCGAAGAGTTCATGTACCAGGGAAAAGACGTGTTAATTGTTTACGACGATCTTTCCAAGCACGCTAACGCTTATCGGATGATCTCTCTCCTTTTGCGGCGTCCTCCCGGCCGCGAAGCCTACCCGGGGGACGTATTCTACCTGCATTCCCGACTGCTGGAGCGCTCCGCCAAACTTAGCAAGGAAAAAGGGGGCGGGTCGCTTACTGCCCTGCCGATAATCGAGACCCAGCTGGGAGACGTCTCCGCTTACATCCCGACCAACGTCATTTCGATCACCGACGGCCAGATCTTCCTGTCGACCGATTATTACAACCAGGGGATCAGGCCGGCCATTGACGCCGGGATCTCCGTTTCCCGGGTCGGCGGAAAGGCTCAGATCAAAGCAATGCGCAAAGTTTCCGGAAGCCTGAAGCTTGACCTTGCCCGCTACCGGGAAAAGCAGTCGTTTGAAATGTTCTCATCCGAACTGGAAAAAGAGACCCAGGATCTGCTGGCCAAGGGCGCCCTCCTCGTGGAGGCCCTTAAGCAAAGCAAACATGAGCCCCTGCCTGTCGAAGAGCAAATCGCCTTTCTCTACGGGCTCTCCAACAACTATTTCAACACCTGGCCAAAGGATAGCGTCAAAGAATATAAGGCCCGATTTTTTGATTATTGCCGGACCCGCGGCAAGGACATTTTGGCCAGCATAAAAACCAGCCTGGATATCGCGCCGGAAACAGAAGCTTCCCTCAAAGAACTGATCATTAGCTTTTTAAAGACGGTCAAATGA
- the atpE gene encoding ATP synthase F0 subunit C — MSPIDFATLGAGLAIGLAGIGASIGVGLIGQKAIESMSRQPEMSDQLRTTAILFIAFVEAIALYALVVSLLLILLK; from the coding sequence ATGAGTCCAATTGATTTTGCCACATTGGGTGCGGGGTTAGCGATCGGTCTGGCCGGTATCGGAGCGAGCATCGGGGTCGGTTTGATCGGTCAAAAGGCGATCGAATCAATGAGCCGCCAACCGGAGATGTCCGATCAGCTTAGAACGACCGCGATCCTTTTTATCGCGTTCGTCGAAGCGATCGCCCTGTACGCCTTGGTTGTTTCGCTTCTGCTCATCCTATTAAAGTAA
- the glmS gene encoding glutamine--fructose-6-phosphate transaminase (isomerizing), with translation MCGIFGYIGRKEALPFLIEGLKKLEYRGYDSAGVATINRGKIQLSKCVGKISFLEDKLAQKPLTGKIGIGHTRWATHGQPSDENSHPHQDCKSELAVVHNGIIENYQDLKRELSVRGHKFLSSTDTEVLAHLIEENFDGDLLAAVRKTIGLVRGTYAMAVITKADPKKIVVARSGSPLIIGLGEKELFLSSDIPAMLKYTSRVIYLENGELAEMTMDGVKFFDLKGDEIAKEVALISWDPESAEKGGYAHFMRKEIHEQPNAIRKTIAGRIQPDSHKIHFDELTMTREEMKTINRVVFTACGTSWHAGLIGEYLFEQFARLPTEVEYAAEFRYRHPIIDKNTLVIAITQSGETADTLGAVWEARAQGAKTISICNVVGSTIARESDGVIYTNAGPEIGVASTKAFTTQLTIIYLLALLFGKIRETITENEATKLIQDLIEIPDKLEKVLLSEGAIEKISEKYCHATNSLYLGRGKGFPIALEGALKLKEVSYIHAEGYPAAEMKHGPIALIDKNMPVVILAFAGRRYEKVLGNIEEVKARGGQVIAIATEGDEAIAQQADEIFYIPNTTESLSPLLAVVPLQIFAYYIALKRGCHVDQPRNLAKSVTVE, from the coding sequence ATGTGCGGAATTTTTGGTTATATCGGGCGTAAAGAGGCCCTCCCCTTCCTGATCGAAGGATTAAAAAAGCTTGAGTACCGCGGCTACGATTCCGCCGGCGTCGCCACCATTAACCGGGGGAAGATCCAACTCAGCAAATGTGTTGGCAAGATATCCTTCCTGGAAGACAAACTTGCCCAAAAACCGCTGACCGGAAAGATCGGTATCGGCCACACCAGGTGGGCCACCCATGGCCAACCTTCGGACGAGAACTCCCACCCCCACCAGGATTGCAAGTCTGAACTGGCGGTCGTGCATAACGGGATCATTGAAAATTACCAGGACCTCAAGCGAGAACTTAGCGTCCGGGGGCACAAATTCCTTTCTTCAACCGACACAGAGGTTTTGGCTCACCTAATTGAGGAGAATTTTGACGGTGACCTTCTGGCCGCCGTCCGCAAGACGATCGGGCTGGTTCGCGGGACCTACGCCATGGCGGTCATCACCAAGGCCGACCCAAAAAAGATCGTAGTAGCCCGCTCCGGCAGTCCTCTGATCATCGGACTGGGAGAGAAAGAGCTCTTCCTCTCCTCCGATATTCCGGCCATGCTCAAATACACCAGCCGGGTGATCTACCTTGAAAACGGGGAACTGGCCGAAATGACCATGGATGGGGTAAAATTCTTCGACCTGAAAGGTGACGAGATCGCCAAAGAAGTTGCCTTGATCTCCTGGGACCCGGAATCGGCCGAAAAAGGGGGCTATGCCCACTTCATGCGCAAGGAGATCCATGAACAGCCGAACGCTATTCGCAAAACGATCGCCGGACGGATCCAGCCGGACAGCCACAAGATCCACTTTGACGAACTGACCATGACCAGGGAAGAGATGAAAACGATCAACCGGGTTGTTTTTACCGCTTGCGGCACGAGCTGGCACGCCGGTCTGATCGGCGAATATCTCTTTGAACAATTTGCCCGGCTCCCGACCGAGGTAGAGTACGCCGCCGAATTCCGCTACCGCCATCCGATCATTGACAAGAATACCCTGGTGATCGCCATTACCCAGTCGGGCGAGACCGCTGATACACTGGGGGCGGTTTGGGAAGCCAGAGCCCAGGGGGCTAAAACGATCTCCATTTGCAACGTTGTCGGCTCAACAATTGCCCGGGAATCTGACGGCGTAATTTACACCAACGCCGGTCCGGAGATCGGGGTCGCCTCGACCAAAGCGTTCACTACCCAGTTAACCATCATTTACCTCCTGGCCCTCCTTTTCGGCAAGATCCGCGAAACGATCACCGAAAATGAAGCGACCAAGCTGATCCAGGACCTGATCGAGATCCCGGATAAACTGGAAAAAGTCCTGCTTAGCGAGGGCGCGATCGAAAAGATCTCCGAAAAATATTGCCACGCCACCAACTCCCTCTATCTTGGCCGCGGCAAAGGATTCCCGATCGCGCTGGAAGGGGCCCTGAAGTTAAAAGAGGTCTCCTACATCCATGCCGAAGGGTACCCGGCCGCCGAGATGAAGCATGGGCCGATCGCCCTGATCGACAAGAACATGCCGGTGGTCATCCTTGCCTTTGCCGGACGCCGCTATGAAAAGGTCCTGGGGAACATTGAAGAGGTCAAGGCCCGCGGCGGACAGGTCATCGCCATCGCGACTGAGGGTGATGAGGCGATCGCCCAACAAGCGGATGAGATCTTTTACATCCCCAACACCACCGAGTCTCTCTCTCCCCTCCTGGCAGTCGTTCCGCTCCAGATCTTTGCCTATTACATTGCCCTGAAACGGGGCTGTCACGTCGACCAACCCCGCAACCTGGCTAAGAGCGTCACCGTCGAATAG
- the atpH gene encoding ATP synthase F1 subunit delta: MEIEIDYKIIYEWAKEDGLHWQLEEELYFLSKLIYSNYELRLFFEDFAVPAKRKIEVLREFFTKDPSPIFVKLTDLLINEGHSDQLSRISERYTRLVSEMEKISFGQIVSAFPLDEKTIARAEATLNRQFNLTFKLKNDVNPLILGGLIIKIIGGTRIDMSLKKTLIELNNSLVSIPV, from the coding sequence CTGGAAATTGAGATCGATTATAAAATAATTTACGAATGGGCTAAAGAAGACGGCCTGCATTGGCAGCTCGAAGAAGAGCTTTATTTTCTAAGCAAGCTGATCTATTCAAACTATGAATTGCGGTTGTTTTTCGAGGACTTTGCGGTGCCGGCAAAGCGCAAGATCGAGGTCTTGCGCGAGTTTTTCACCAAAGACCCATCGCCGATCTTTGTTAAACTAACCGACCTGCTGATCAACGAAGGCCATAGCGACCAGTTAAGCAGGATTTCCGAACGCTACACCAGGTTGGTCTCGGAAATGGAAAAGATCTCTTTTGGCCAGATCGTTTCAGCTTTTCCGCTCGACGAAAAAACCATCGCCCGGGCCGAAGCAACCTTGAACCGTCAGTTCAACCTGACCTTTAAGCTTAAGAACGACGTAAATCCATTGATCCTTGGCGGCTTGATCATAAAAATAATCGGCGGCACCAGGATCGACATGAGCCTGAAAAAAACCCTGATCGAGCTAAACAACTCTCTGGTCAGCATTCCGGTATAA
- the atpF gene encoding F0F1 ATP synthase subunit B, whose product MFDLETGLIFWTLISFGVLLFLLWRFVLPVLVQFMEEREAFFAKRLADSEKVKKDTEEMLQQYEVRLKEANHEAAELKEQARLEVQMLRDKLVTEARLESKSLRDSALQEISKEQRKALEELRNQSALLITQATAKVIKKSLTAEDGQRLVMESLVELEKERSPGN is encoded by the coding sequence ATGTTCGATCTAGAAACCGGACTTATTTTTTGGACACTGATCAGTTTTGGAGTATTGCTCTTCCTCCTCTGGAGGTTTGTCTTGCCTGTCCTGGTCCAATTTATGGAGGAACGGGAAGCTTTTTTTGCCAAACGGCTGGCCGATTCGGAAAAGGTAAAAAAAGACACCGAGGAAATGCTTCAACAATACGAGGTCCGGCTAAAAGAGGCCAACCATGAAGCCGCCGAACTAAAAGAGCAAGCCCGACTGGAAGTCCAGATGCTTAGGGATAAATTGGTAACAGAAGCCCGATTGGAGTCCAAGTCCCTGCGTGACAGCGCTTTGCAAGAAATATCCAAAGAACAGCGCAAAGCACTGGAAGAGCTCCGCAACCAATCGGCTCTCTTGATCACCCAGGCGACCGCAAAAGTCATTAAAAAATCGCTAACCGCGGAAGACGGACAACGCCTGGTCATGGAAAGCCTGGTAGAACTGGAAAAGGAGCGCTCCCCTGGAAATTGA